The following proteins are encoded in a genomic region of Salvia splendens isolate huo1 unplaced genomic scaffold, SspV2 ctg1184, whole genome shotgun sequence:
- the LOC121788983 gene encoding galactinol synthase 1-like — protein MPGRKKQLGFPIFLNSSASMAPVESALPSDGKVSGLDSEKAYVTFLAGAGDYVKGVVGLAKGLRKVESAYPLVVAILPDVPEEHRQILRDQGCIVKEIVPIYPPENQIQFAMAYYVINYSKLRIWNFLEYKKMVYLDADIQVYENIDHLLETPDGYFYAVMDCFCEKTWSHSKQYSVGYCQQCPERVAWPGEMGSPPALYFNAGMFVFEPSKATYDDLLHTLRITPPTPFAEQDFLNMFFEKVYKPIPLIYNLVLAMLWRHPENVELNKVQVVHYCAAGSKPWRYTGEEANMEREDIKMLVKKWWDVYNDESLDFKAVASRPSILASLPEPAVSYIPAPSAA, from the exons ATGCCAGGAAGAAAAAAGCAATTAGGGTTTCCGATTTTCCTAAACTCTTCAGCATCAATGGCTCCGGTGGAATCTGCTCTCCCCAGCGACGGGAAAGTCTCGGGGCTCGACTCGGAGAAAGCCTACGTGACATTCCTAGCTGGGGCGGGCGACTATGTGAAAGGCGTGGTCGGGTTGGCTAAGGGTTTGAGGAAGGTCGAGAGCGCTTACCCTCTCGTCGTGGCGATCTTGCCGGATGTCCCGGAGGAGCACCGCCAGATCTTGAGGGATCAAGGTTGCATCGTCAAGGAGATCGTTCCCATCTACCCGCCCGAAAACCAGATTCAGTTCGCCATGGCCTACTACGTCATCAACTACTCCAAACTCCGTATATGGAAT TTTTTGGAGTACAAGAAGATGGTGTACCTTGATGCTGACATCCAAGTATACGAAAACATCGATCACCTGTTGGAGACACCGGACGGGTATTTCTACGCGGTGATGGACTGCTTCTGCGAGAAGACATGGAGCCACTCGAAACAATACTCGGTGGGGTATTGCCAGCAGTGCCCGGAGAGGGTGGCGTGGCCGGGTGAGATGGGGTCACCTCCTGCGCTCTACTTCAACGCGGGCATGTTCGTGTTCGAGCCTAGCAAGGCCACCTACGACGACCTCCTCCACACCCTACGCATAACCCCGCCCACGCCATTCGCTGAGCAGGATTTCTTGAACATGTTCTTTGAGAAAGTGTACAAGCCAATTCCTCTCATCTACAACCTCGTTCTAGCGATGCTTTGGCGCCACCCGGAAAACGTTGAGCTCAACAAAGTCCAAGTTGTTCACTACTGCGCTGCT GGATCGAAGCCATGGAGGTACACAGGGGAAGAAGCGAACATGGAGAGGGAAGATATCAAGATGCTGGTGAAGAAATGGTGGGACGTGTACAACGATGAGTCGTTGGATTTCAAGGCAGTTGCATCAAGGCCATCCATCTTGGCTTCCCTCCCCGAGCCTGCGGTTTCATACATACCTGCTCCTTCTGCTGCTTAA